The nucleotide sequence AGTGGTGTCGAGGAAGTTTTTACGCTCATAAAGCATATCGAAAAAGTTTCTCCGAGTGCTCGTATGCGCGTCGTCGGGCAGTCAGATCTGCACTTTGCATTCATTGGCCTTCATACCGGCGGACACGGTGTACCGATTCGGATGATTGACTGCCGTGAGGCCCTGAACTGGTTTTACGGCCAAACTCGCTAATACCTGGAAGCGATCAATTCAAAACCGAACAGCCCCGTCCGCTTGGACGGGGATCTTTTTCGAAACTCAACTCATATGAATGAGAAGTCTCTACCTAGGTCATAGGCTCAAGGTCTTTGTCGACAAACAAGGTCGGCGGCATCAAAATTTGAGAAGTGGAAGCTGAATCGGACGACGTATTAAAATCCTTTGAAGTAGTTCGGCCGTGGCGTTTCTGGTGGGACTGGCTTTGGACAGTTGTGCCTGTATTTGGACTTATCTATCTTTGTGAACAAGTCTCTTTTCTGTTTTATATTCCAGCTGTTTACCTGATCGGGAGTCGAATTTTTAGACTTGCGCTTCTCGGCCACGAAGGCGTTCACGGTTTGCTTTTCAGATCGTCGAAATGGAATACCTTTGTCGCGCGGTATCTGTGCCACTTCCCAGTAATGATTTCTTTTAGTCGATACCGAGCTATTCACCTTCTTCATCATCGATTTGTGGGAGAGGGGCAGGACCCAGACGGATACATTTATCAGGGATATCCGATTTGCTTTCGCACATGGTTAAAGCGCACTCTCGTCGGAATACTAATAGGCCGCGCCCTCTTAAATTTTTTCGAGTACTTCACCGAGGTTCCCGTACACGTTCGCAAGCTTTTTGGACGACCAGAGGGGCGTCAGTTATTAGTTAAGTCTGACTTCTCACAATATCTAATCTTTTGGTGTGTAGTTCTGCTTACTATCATCTATTTTGAAGCCTGGTATTACTTCGCACTCTATTATCTCGTGCCGGCATATTTATTGATGCCGTTCAACGAGCTGTCCAATGCCTATCAGCATGGAGCCTACAGCGGAAAAGCACAAAGTCGTTCGCAAACTCTGCCCTATGGTTTGATGGAGTTTATTTTTCCTCTCCATCTGAACTTTCATTTTGAGCATCACCTGAACTCACGTGTGCCGCACTATAATTTGCCAGTCTATTCTCGCGCGCTGAAAGCTCGGAATCGACTTCCGCAAGAGAACGTCGGCTCTTTTACTGCCG is from Deltaproteobacteria bacterium and encodes:
- a CDS encoding fatty acid desaturase, with translation MEAESDDVLKSFEVVRPWRFWWDWLWTVVPVFGLIYLCEQVSFLFYIPAVYLIGSRIFRLALLGHEGVHGLLFRSSKWNTFVARYLCHFPVMISFSRYRAIHLLHHRFVGEGQDPDGYIYQGYPICFRTWLKRTLVGILIGRALLNFFEYFTEVPVHVRKLFGRPEGRQLLVKSDFSQYLIFWCVVLLTIIYFEAWYYFALYYLVPAYLLMPFNELSNAYQHGAYSGKAQSRSQTLPYGLMEFIFPLHLNFHFEHHLNSRVPHYNLPVYSRALKARNRLPQENVGSFTAATRLIFR